One SAR202 cluster bacterium genomic window, CCGCCGTCGGCAAAATCGTCAAATCCGGCGACGCCGTCTACCTTGAGACCCCCGCAGGCAAAATCCTCCTCCAGGGCGAGGCCGCCAAGTCCTGGCTAGCTAGCGGCGGCTACGACGCCCCAACCCCCTGCTGCAGCTGCCAGGCCTCCAGACCCTACGAGGGCGAGGTCATCGTCGTCGGCAAGTGGGAGATGAGCGGCGGCAGCCTCATCATCCACGCCCGCTATATCGCCCCCTACGCCTACGACACGGTCTGCCCCAAGCCTACCGACCCTCCTCAACCTCCCCCTCCCTCTGATAACCTCGGCGTTCTTTACGGCCAGGTCCACATCGGCCCCCTCTGCCCCGTCGAACCCTGCTCCCCCAGCGTCCCCAACCCCTTCGAGTCCCGCTCCCTCCTCCTCCAGCCCTCCGACGGCCGGGACATCCTCCTGGAAGTCCCCCTCACTCCCGACGGCTGGTTCAAGTGGCAGCTAAACGCCGGGACCTACGTCGTCAACCTCAGCGACTGCGACTTCATGGGCTGCAAGACCGCCCTCCCCCTCAAAGTCGACATCCGCCCCGGCGAAGTCACAGAACTCCAAATCAGAATCGACACCGGCATCCGCTAGCACGCCTCCTCGCTAGCCTGCCGAAACCAGAGCGAGCGCCCCGATATAAATCGGGGCGCTCGCTCATTTCCTTTCCGTCATCCCATGGGTTTATTCAAAACGCCTCTTTGTTTTTGGGCGTCTTTGGATACTGGCGCTTTAATATCAAAACTATTAAATACCCACCGACAATTTCTGAAAGGCCAATAACAAGGACAATTGCAAGTCTATCAACACTACTTGTAGAAAATTCCGTAACCCATGCAATAAAAGTAACTAGCGTTATCAGTGCCCCTGCCTTTATAAGGCCTGCTGCTGTCAACCATAGCCATACACCAAGCGCATCTTTATAACGTAACAACAGCTTGATCTCTCCCCCGCGTCTCTTCTCGTCATTAGAAGTCATCTCCTTAGTGACCGCTGCGGCCAACCTACTCTCAGGCCCCTTTACTATCTTTGCCAGCTTCGCGCTTGCCAAAAGAAGACCGAGCGAACATACCCAGGATAATGCCAAGTAGGGCAACATTATCACCCAAATGTCCAAGTCCCTGTCCAAGACCAAAGATGCTATATGCAGCCCCCCGAAGAGACTGAGGAATAATATTGAAAGGTAAGCGCCCACAATGCCGAAGATTAAAAAAAGCCCATGCCGCTAGTTCCAATACTATAAATTTAAAGTCTGGTATTTCTTCCAGCGCTGCCTCAACCTGACCATCGGTTTGCCCTTCCCATGCAGATACTGCCACTATTCCAAATAACAGAAAAACGCTCAGAACCCCAGATATACCAGAAAATGCCTTCACCAAGCCCGAATTTGTGGCTTCAGTGGTCGCTAGTAGAAGCATCATGGAAACAAAGCATCCTAACGCAGAGGCTCCCATCCAACTTAGGTTAGCCCTTGACTAAGCTGCTATACGGTCTCGCCAAGTCAATGATCTAGTTGACTTATTTTTAGACCATGATTTCGCGATGAGAAAGATTCCAGTTGTAGCCACAAAAAACCCGATAGCCATCAATACCTGTCCAATTACAGCCACCGCATCTTCTGCTGTTGTCCCTCCGTGTTCAATTAGAAGAACTTCACCCACGGCCCCTAAGAAAAATAGTCCTACGCCCCAATATATTGCCCTTCTGGGTTTTAAGAATAGGATTTTCACTCTTTATCGCTAGCCTAACTAATACTGCCTTTGAGCAGGCCAGCGAATAGTTTACACAAAAAGCAACTCCGCCCACCCTTACGAGTGAGCGGAGCCTTAAAGTCCGCGAATTGTATATTCCCCCTACCCCACCGCCAAATCCACCCTATACTCCTCCAGCCACTTGTCTATCACCGCCGCAGCCTTGGCGTCCGGCTCCACCAGCGGCAGCCGGGGCTTCCCCACCCGGAACCCCGCCTTATTCATGGCGTACTTGATGGGTATCGGGTTCGTCGACACGCTGCAGAACCCTATCCCTATCGGCATCAGCCTCAGATGCTCCGCCTGCGCCTCCCTCATCTTCCCCGACGCCGTCAGCTCCACCAGCCGCTTCATCTGCCGGCCGAACAGGTTCCCGATAACGCTGACGATGCCATAGCCCCCCAGCGCCATAATCGGGTACGTCTCCCCATCGTTCCCGCTCCACACCTTGAACCCGTCCCTCGACCCGTCGATTATTCTCGCAATCTGCTCCATGTTCCCGCTGGCCTCTTTGACCCCGACGATGTTGTCAATCTGGCTGCATCGCACCGTCGTCTCTACCGACATGTTCACCGACGCGCGGCCCGGTATGTTGTACATCATGCACGGCAGATGCGTTGAGCCCGCGATAGCCTTGAAATGCTGATAGATGCCTTCCTGGGGCGGCTTGTTGTAGTACGGCACGGTGAGCAGCAGCCCGTCCACCCCCACCTCCTCCGCCTGTTTGGTCAGTTCGATGCTTTCGTGGGTGTTGTAGTTGCCGGTGTTGGCCACCACCTTCCCCTTCTTGCCGATGGCCGCCTTCGTCTCGGCCCACATCCGCAGCTTCTCCTCGTTGGTCAGCGTCGGGTTCTCCCCCGTCGTCCCGCACACCACCACCCCGTCGTTCCCCGACTCTATCAGCCCCTTCGCCAGCTTCTTCACCTGCCCCCAGTCGATGCGCCCCTGCTCGTCCATAGGCGTCACCATCGCCGTTAGAAGTCGTCCTAAGTCAGACCCCTGCGAGTTAGCCATTTTAGTTCACTCCTTTGCGAGAATGGGACTGGCGGCTTTTATTGTCATTCTGAGCGGAGTCGGTACCCCGACGTAGTCGAAGAATCTGTTCTGCCTGCAACCTCGCCTCATTATTTGCCACTACGTCTCCCCTGGAAATGAAGGGGGTCGCCTTGCCTCTCCTTCTCCTTTCCTCTCCCTTGATGGGAGAGGACATAAGGTGAGGGTGAAACCCTGTAGGCTCGATGCATCTGGCAAACCAATTCATCATATCTTCTAAGAAAATTAGGTGTCCTCCCCTACTCTCCTCTGGCCGACGCGCTATCCTTCCCAACCTTCAAGCACCCCCTCTTCAGCACCTCCTCCGCTATCTGCAAGGCGTTCAGCGCGGCGCCCTTCCTCAGGTTATCACTCACCACCCACATCGCCAGGCCGTTCGACACCGTCGGGTCCCTCCGAATCCGTCCCACATACACATCGTCCGTGCCGCCCAGGTCCCACGGCATCGGGTACTTCGACGACCCCGGCTCGTCCACCACCGTCACCCCCGGCATCGACGACAGCAGCCGCCGCGCCTCCTCCACCGACATAGGCCGCTGGAACTCGACATGTACCGCCTCGCTGTGGCACGTGTACACCGGCACCCTCACGCACGTCGCCGACACCTTGATGCTCGAATCGTGCATTATCTTGCACGTCTCCGCAATCATCTTCTCCTCTTCTTCGCTGTACCCGCTAGCGGCGAAGCTCCCAATCTGCGGCACCAGGTTGAACGCGATCTGATGCGGCAGCGCCTTGGCGTCCACCCTCTTGGGGCGGGGGCCGAGCGAAGCGAGTCCTGAGTGAAGTCCGTACTCGGACGTAGTCGAAAGATCTAAACCTAACAATTCAACCGACTGATCGTTTAATTCCGTCACGGCCTGTCCTCCCGCTCCCGACACCGCCTGGTACGTGTCCACCACCACCCGCTTGATAGGGTTGGCTTTATGTAAAGGATGCAGCGCCATCACTAGCTGCGTCGTCGAGCAGTTGGGTATCGATATAATTCCGCGATGCCACTCCACGTCCTTGCCGTTGACCTCCGGTATCACCAGCGGCACGTCGTCCCGCATCCGGAACGCCGAACTGTCGTCGATGACCAGGCACCCCCGCTCGTTGGCAAAGGGCTGTAGCTGTTTGCTGATGGTCGAGCTTACCGATATGAACGCGATGTCGACGTTCTTGAAGGACTCTTGCTTGGTCTCCTGCACCACCATCTCCTGCCCCGCCACCGACATCCTCTTCCCTGCCGAACGATGCGATGCCAGCAGCTTCAGGTGGTTGATAGGAAACGGACGCTGTTCCAGTATCTTCAGGAACTCCCGCCCGACAGCTCCCGTAGCCCCGACCACCGCTATGTTCACTTCCCGTGCCATATGCTCCTGTCCTTGGCTATTGCAGCCCCAAAATCTTGTCCAGCCCCACTACCAGGCCCTTCCGATTCACCACCTCCCGGACCGCCGCCAGCACCCCGGGCATGTAGCAGTCGCGCCCCAGCACGTCGTGGCGAAGCGTCAGCGTCTGCCCCTGTATCCCCATGACGACCTCGTGGTGCGCACTCCGTCCCGGCTGTCGAAGGCTGTGTATGCCGACTCCCCCCTGCTCGCCGCCCATAGTCCCCGCCAGCGTCTGCTTCTCAGGCCTGTTCCGCTTGAACGCCTTCTTCGACTGTGTCGCCGCCCGCGCTATCGACAGCGACGTCCCCGACGGCGAATCTATTTTCTGCTCGTGATGCGACTCGATTATGTCAATATAGTCGAAATACGGCGCCGCCTTCCTCACCAGGTCCATCAGCACCACCGCCCCCAGCGCAAAGTTGGACGCCAGCACCACCCCCACCTTCCGCTCCGCCGCCATGCTTTCAATTCTCGATATTTCCGCCTCGCTCAGCCCTGTGCTCCCCGACACAAACCGCACCCCCCGCTTTATCGACTCGCTGGCCGCAGACTTGCATCCTTCGGCGTTGGTGAAATCCACCACCACGTCCGGCTTCGTCTCCTCCAGCACCGCCCCCAGGTCTGACGACAGCGGTATAGTCCGGCTGTCTCCAGGAATGCTGAGCAAGTTGGTCTTAGCCGTGCGGTCCGCTGCCCCTACGGCCTCCATGTCCGGGGCCTTGGTCACAGCTCTCAGCACTTCCTGGCCCATCTTGCCCAGGACGCCGTGGACTACAACCCTTATGGCCGCCATCCAACCCTTCCTACAATAAATTGTTTAAAGTGTACCCCTATTTGGCAGGAGGTCAAGAGGTAATTTGGGAAAAGGCTATCCGCCGTATTATGCTTATATCGCCATGGTGAAATCCTTCGTGTTTATATCTGAAAAACCCGGAAGCCACGACTCCCGGTATTAAGCGGAGAAGCCGTGAGCCAGCCACTCCCTCCCCGCCTCGCCGAAGTCGTCGCTGCTCTCTCCTTTGCCACTGACCTCGGCATGGGCCAGCCCATGGGCCACGCCCTCCGCACCTGCCTCCTGTCCATGCGGATAGGGCGCGCCCTGAATCTTAAGGAATCAGAACT contains:
- the dapA gene encoding 4-hydroxy-tetrahydrodipicolinate synthase is translated as MANSQGSDLGRLLTAMVTPMDEQGRIDWGQVKKLAKGLIESGNDGVVVCGTTGENPTLTNEEKLRMWAETKAAIGKKGKVVANTGNYNTHESIELTKQAEEVGVDGLLLTVPYYNKPPQEGIYQHFKAIAGSTHLPCMMYNIPGRASVNMSVETTVRCSQIDNIVGVKEASGNMEQIARIIDGSRDGFKVWSGNDGETYPIMALGGYGIVSVIGNLFGRQMKRLVELTASGKMREAQAEHLRLMPIGIGFCSVSTNPIPIKYAMNKAGFRVGKPRLPLVEPDAKAAAVIDKWLEEYRVDLAVG
- a CDS encoding aspartate-semialdehyde dehydrogenase encodes the protein MAREVNIAVVGATGAVGREFLKILEQRPFPINHLKLLASHRSAGKRMSVAGQEMVVQETKQESFKNVDIAFISVSSTISKQLQPFANERGCLVIDDSSAFRMRDDVPLVIPEVNGKDVEWHRGIISIPNCSTTQLVMALHPLHKANPIKRVVVDTYQAVSGAGGQAVTELNDQSVELLGLDLSTTSEYGLHSGLASLGPRPKRVDAKALPHQIAFNLVPQIGSFAASGYSEEEEKMIAETCKIMHDSSIKVSATCVRVPVYTCHSEAVHVEFQRPMSVEEARRLLSSMPGVTVVDEPGSSKYPMPWDLGGTDDVYVGRIRRDPTVSNGLAMWVVSDNLRKGAALNALQIAEEVLKRGCLKVGKDSASARGE
- a CDS encoding 4-hydroxy-tetrahydrodipicolinate reductase, encoding MAAIRVVVHGVLGKMGQEVLRAVTKAPDMEAVGAADRTAKTNLLSIPGDSRTIPLSSDLGAVLEETKPDVVVDFTNAEGCKSAASESIKRGVRFVSGSTGLSEAEISRIESMAAERKVGVVLASNFALGAVVLMDLVRKAAPYFDYIDIIESHHEQKIDSPSGTSLSIARAATQSKKAFKRNRPEKQTLAGTMGGEQGGVGIHSLRQPGRSAHHEVVMGIQGQTLTLRHDVLGRDCYMPGVLAAVREVVNRKGLVVGLDKILGLQ